Part of the Amycolatopsis sp. 195334CR genome is shown below.
ATCAGGGACTCCGGGCCGATGAACGCGGGCCAGGTGGTCTCCCGGCCGTCGGCGAGGCGGTAGCGCAACGCGATCGGGCGCACCGGCACCCCGCCGTCGATCGCCGCCTGGAAGGTGGCCGTGGTGAACCGGCCGGAGGCGCGACCGCACCAGGTGGTGGCCTCCGGGGTGACGTTGACCAGCGAGCCGCCGCGCAGCGCCGCGGCCAGCTCGTCCATTGTGGACTTCAGTGTGGACAGCCGCTCGCGGTCCAGGAAGATGGTGCCCGCCTTGGCCACCAGCAACCCGAGCACCGGCCAGCCGGCGATCTCCCGCTTGGCCAGCGCGCGCATCGGGCGCACCGCGTTGATCGCGACGATGTCCAGCCAGGAGATGTGGTTGTTCACCACCAGCGCGCCACGGGCCGGGTCGGCGGCGAGATCGGCGCCGCCGTGCACCACCAGCTTGATGCCGAACGACCGCAGCACACCGCCGAACACCATGCGCACCAAGCGGTCCAGCGCGCGGCCGCGCAGCACCAGCAGGGCGGGCACGGCGGCCAGCGCGGTCAGCACCATCAGGATCGCCGCGGTGAAGCGGAGGATCCGGCGGACGAAGTGGACGGTCGGCTCGCCGGTGGTGAGGCAGTGGTCACCGCACGGCGAAGGCGGCATCCACGCGTGCCGGGCACTCATCCGTTCGTCCCGAGGAAGAACTTCAGGTAGCGCTCGTCGACGTTCTGCAGGTCCAGCAGGACCAGGAAGTCGGCGACGCCGAAGTCGGCGTCCAGCGCGGGCGGGCCGCACACCTTGGCGCCGAGCCGGACGTACCCCTTGATCAGCGGCGGCAGCACCGACCGGGACGGGCGGGCCACGTCGTCGCTGTGCCACGGGTTCAACGGCCGCACGCGCAGCTCTTCGGGCGCGTAGTGCTTGGTGCGCAACAGGTCCCAGACGCCCGCGGCGTAGCTCCCGCCGTCGGTGAGCGGCACCGAGGCGCAGCCTGCCAGGTAGCGGTGGCCGGACAGCAGCATGTAGCGCGCGATCCCGGCCCAGACCAGGCTGACCACGGCACCGCTGCGGTGGTCGGGGTGGACGCAGGAGCGGCCGGTCTCGACCAGCGAGCGACGGAGGTCGGCGAGCGCGGTCAGGTCGAACTCGGTGTCCGAGTAGAGGCGCCCGGCTTCGGCGGCGCGCTCGGGCGGCAGCATCCGGTAGGTGCCGACGATCTCGCCGCTGTTGTCGTCGCGGACCACCAGGTGGTCGCAGAACCGGTCGAACGCGTCGATGTCGAGACCCGGTTCGGGCGAGTGGAGGGTGGCGCCCATTTCCTCGGCGAAAACGCGGTGGCGCAGGCGCTGGGCGGCGACCACTTCTTCGTTGTCGTTGGCGACGAGGAGGGAATAGCGGGGGGCACCCGCCGGCAGCTCGGCACCGGCCTGATCAGTGCTGACGAGCAGCTGTGATCGAGTCATACCCGTAGGTCTACGCCCGGGAAGAACCACCGGGAGAGCCACGCGGTGGCGACTCGGTGCACGTTCAGTTAATAGCGGGTTCTCAGCCTCCTCTCAGGTAGCCGGCAGGGGCCTGAATGCTATGAGTGGGGCATTACTTGCAATCAACGCAAGTAATGCCCCACTCATAGCAATGAACCGGTGAGCGTCAGCCCTTGCGCTTGGCGACCGCTTCGGTCAGCTGCGGGGCGACGTTGAACAGGTCGCCCACCACGCCGAAGTCGGCGATCTCGAAGATCGGCGCCTCGGGGTCCTTGTTGACCGCGATGATCGTCTTCGAGGTCTGCATGCCGGCCCGGTGCTGGATCGCGCCGGAGATACCCAGCGCGATGTACAGCTGCGGCGAGACCGTCTTACCGGTCTGGCCGACCTGGAACTGCGCCGGGTAGTAGCCGGAGTCGACCGCGGCACGCGAGGCGCCGACGGCCGCGCCGAGCGAGTCGGCCAGCTTCTCCACCACGTCGAACTTCTCGGCCGAACCGACGCCGCGGCCACCGGAGACCACGATCGAGGCCTCGGTCAGCTCGGGGCGGTCGCCACCGACGATCGGCTCCACACCGGTGATCTTGGCCGACTTGGCCGGGTCCACCGCGGGCAGCTCGACGGCCTCCTCCGCGGCGGCGCCGTCGGCCTGCTCGGCCTCGACCGCACCGGGACGCACCGAGATGACCGGCGTGCCCTTGGCGGACTTGGCCTTCACCGAGTACGCGCCACCGAAGACCGACTGGTCGACCGTGCCGTCGGAGTTGACCCCGACCACGTCGATCAGCAGGCCGGCGTCCAGGCGCGCGGCGAGGCGGCCCGACACCTCCTTGCCCTCCGCGGTCGCGGAGACCAGCACCGCGGCCGGGGACGCCTTCTCGGCCAGCAGCGCGAGCGCGTCGACCTTCGGCGTGGCCAGGTAACCGGCGGCGTCGGCGGACTCCGCCACGTACACCTTCGCGGCACCGTAGGCGGCCAGGCTGTCCTTGACCTTGGCGGCCGAACCCGGCTCGCCGACCACCACGGCCGACGGCTCGCCGAGCGCGCGGGCCGCGGTCAGCAGCTCCAGCGTGGACTTCTTGACCTCACCGTCGACGTGGTCGACGAGGACCAGAACTTCAGACATGTTTATCTCGTCTCCTCAGTCTCAGATGATCTTCTGGCCGACCAGGTACTCGGCGACCTTCGTGCCACCGTCGCCGTCGTCCTCGACGCGCTCACCCGCGGTGCGCGGGGGCTTCGGCGCGGCTTCCACCACGGCGGACCAGGCGTTGCCGAGGCCGACCTCGCCCGCGTCGACGCCGAGGTCGGCGACGGTGAGCGTCTCCACCGGCTTCTTCTTCGCGGCCATGATGCCCTTGAAGGACGGGTACCGCGGCTCGTTGATCTTCTCGGTGACGCTGACCAGCGCCGGCAGGCTCGCCTCGAGGTGGGTCAGGCCCTCGTCCGCGGTCTCGCGGTCGACCTTCACCGAGGTGCCCTCGACGGTCAGCTGGCGGGCGTGGGTGAGCTGCGGCAGGCCGAGCAGCTCGGCCACGATCGCGGGTACCGCACCGCCGCGGCCGTCGGAGGCCTCGTTGCCGGCGATCACCAGATCGACGTTCTCCACCTTGCGCACCGCGGCGGCGATCACCTTCGCGGTGGCGAGCAGGTCGGAGCCGTGCAGCGCCGGGTCGGAGACGTGGATGGCCTTGTCGGCACCCATCGAGAGCGCCTTGCGGATCGCGTCGGTGGCGCGGTCCGGGCCGACCGCGAGCACGGTCACCTCGCCCTCGCCGGCTTCCTTGATCTTCAGCGCTTCCTCGACCGCACGCTCGTTGATCTCGTCGAGCACCGCGTCGGCGGACTCGCGGTCAAGGGTGTGGTCGGACTCGCTGAGCTTGCGCTCGGAGTAGGTGTCGGGCACCTGCTTGACCAGGACAACGATGTTCGTCATGGGTCCTTCACGACCTCCCGTTACTTCGGGCGCCTCAGCGCGCCCGCAGGGCTGTACTCGCCGGTAGTTAAGCGCAGACCGGGGTGCGCCCGCGCGCTGAGGTGACCGCATTCACCTGGATGAGCCAAAAATCGGGACGATCGTCCCGTTACTTCCCGGCCGACTGCGTACGGTGTGTGTTCCATCCCATCCAGTGGCATCGGGGCTACACCATTTGGACGCAACGGGGTTAGCCTGCCTGACTGTGGTGAACCACGTAGCCGTGATGACCGACTCGACCGCCTGCCTGCCGGAGCAGCTGGCCGAGCAGTGGGACATCGGCATCGCACAGGTCCAGCTGCACGTCGGGGATCGGCTCGACGACGAGCAGCGCTTCGCGCGCGCCGACCTGCTCGCCGCGATGCGGGCGGGGCAGGAGGTGTCCACCTCGCCGCCCGATCCGGGTGCCTTCTTCTGGGCTTACCAGGACGCGATGAGCCGCGGGGCCACCGCGATCGTCAGCATCCACATCTCCGGGCGCATGTCCGCCACGGTGGAGGCGGCCAGGGAGGCCGCGCAGCAGGTGCAGATCCCGGTGCACGTGCTCGACAGCGGGACCACCGGGATGAGCCTCGGCTTCGCCGCGCTCTCGGCGGCACGGGCCGCCGCGGCGGGCGCGCACCCGCGCCGGGTGATCGAGGCCGCCGAGTACCGGTTCCGCACCAGCAAGGAACTGCTGTACGTGGACACGCTGGAGTACCTCAAGCGCAGCGGGCGGATCGGGTCGGCGCAGGCGATGGTCGGCAGCGCGCTGGCGCTCAAACCGCTGCTGACCGTGCGCGAGGGCGAGGTCGCGCCGCTGTCCAGGGTGCCCGGCCGCCGCCGCGCGCTGAACAAGCTGGTCGACCTCGCCACCCGGGAGGCGCGCGGGAAGCCGGTGGACGTGGCACTGGTCCGCTTCGGCGACGACGAGCGCGTGCTGGAACTGGCCGAGCAGCTGCGCCGGCGGATGCCGGAGGTGCGCGAGACCATGACGCTCGAAGCCAGCACGATCATCGGCGCGCACGTCGGGCCGGGCGCGCTGGGCATCACCGTTTCCCCGGCCGGGTGACGGGGTACCTCCCGGGAACCGCGTGGACCCGCGGTTCGTTGTTCTGATGAACCGGACAAACCGCCACGCGCAGGAGAGGACCGAGATGGCATCGCTGTTCCAGAAGATCACGCGGTTCGCCAGGAGCCCGCAGGGCAGGCGGACGATCGCGCAGGTCAAGCAGTACGCCAATGATCCCCGCAAGCGCCAGCAGGCCAAGGACGCGCTCGGCAAGCTGCGCGGCAAGGGCAAACCGCGTTACTGAGTCTTTGGCCCCGCCTCCGGCGGGGCGGGCGAGGTCGCGCCCTACTGGGCTGAAGCTGCCACCGGGGCGCGTCGCTTGCCCGGTAACAGCAACACGGCCAGGGCGGCTAGCGTGCCCGCGACCAGGCCGACCGCGTTGAGCACCTGGTCCACCGGCTCCAGCACGTGCAGGTGGACCAGGTGGTACGTGGTGTGCGGCACGCTCAACACGAGCCACGCCGCCCCCGCCAGGCGCGCGGCGCTGGTGGTCTTCATGCCCAGCGCGCCCGCGGCGATCACGCCCAGCGCCAGGAACATCGCCCCCACGTCGCGGATCAGGTGCTCGTTGAACGGCCCGTCGGCCGAGACCCAGCCGCTGCGGAAGCCGGGGAAGTCCAGGTAGAAGGAGTCCGGGAGGAAGCACGCCCAGACCCCGGTGACGAATCCGACCAGTGCGAACAGCGCCAGCGTGGCGCGGGTGAATGTCGACTGCATGACCTTTGGACTGGGTAGCCCCGCCGAATGTGACAGGGTGATCCGGTGACCACCCCCGCCGAGGCCCTGCACCTCACCGGAGAACGCACCGTGCCGGACGTTCCCGAGGAGAACTACTGGTTCAGGCGCCACGAGGCCGCCTACGCCGCCCTGCTCCCCTACTGCGCGGGCGCGACCGTGCTCGAAGCGGGCTGTGGCGAAGGTTACGGCGCCGGCCTGATCGCCACCTCCGCGCCGCGGGTGCTCGCGCTGGACTACGACGAGCCGACCACCGCGCACGTGGCCCGCCGCTACCCGGCGCTGGAGGTGATCCGCGGCAACCTCGCCTGCCTCCCGCTCCGTTCGTCCACTGTGGACGTCGTGGCGAACTTCCAGGTGATCGAGCACCTCTGGGACCAGGGCGGGTTCCTCGCCGAATGCCTGCGCGTGCTGCGGCCGGGCGGGCGGCTGCTGGTGACCACGCCGAACCGGCTCACCTTCACCCCGGACAGCGACGTGCCGCTGAATCCCTACCACACCAGGGAACTCGCGCCCGCCGAACTGGACGAGCTGCTGCGCGACGCCGGGTTCGAGGTGGAACTGCTGCACGGGCTGCACCACGGCCCGGCCGTGCGCGCGCTCGACGAGCGCTACGGCGGTTCGATCATCCAGGCGCAGCTGGACGTGGTGATGGGCTCGCTCCCGGGTCAGGCGGTGTGGCCGCCCGAACTGCTCGCCGACGTCGATTCCATCCGCACCGGGGATTTCGTGGTGCACGGGGACGACCTCGCGGCGAGCCTGGACCTGGTGGCCGTGGCGGTGCGGCCGTGAACGAGCACGAGGGCACCTTCTGCCTGGTGCTGCACAGCCACCTGCCGTGGCTGGCGCACCACGGGTCCTGGCCGGTCGGCGAGGAGTGGCTGTACCAGGCCTGGGCGCACTCCTACTTCCCGGTGGTCGACCTGCTGCGCCGCTTCGCCGACGAGGGCAAGCGCGACGTGCTCACCCTGGGCGTCACCCCGGTGCTGGCCGCGCAGCTCGACGACCCGTACTGCCTGCGGGCCTTCCACCACTGGCTCGGGGACTGGCAGCTGCGCGCGCGGCACGCGTCCACGCTGTGGTCGGGCGACCCGCTGCTCCGCTCGCTGGCCGCGGCCGAGCACCGCGCCGCCGATCGCGCGAGCGAGGAACTGGAAACCCGGTGGCGGCACGGGTTCTCGCCGGTGCTCCGGTCCCTTGTGGACGCCGGAACGATCGAACTGCTCGGCGGCCCGGCCACCCACCCGTTCCAGCCGCTGCTCGACCCGCGGGTGCGGGCCTTCGCGTTGCGCACCGGGCTCGCCGACACGCGGCTGCGCATCGGGCACCGCCCGGCCGGGATCTGGGCGCCGGAATGCGGGTACGCGCCGGGCATGGAGGCCGACTACGCGGCCGCGGGCGTCCAGCGGTTCCTCGTCGACGGGCCGTCCCTGCGCGGCGACACGTCGGCGGCACGCACCGTCGGCTCGTCGGACGTGGTCGCCTTCGGCCGCGATCTCGAGGTGACGTACCGGGTTTGGTCGCCGAAGGCCGGTTACCCCGGGCACGGTTCGTACCGGGACTTCCACACCTGGGACCACAACGTGGGGCTCAAGCCGTCGCGGGTCACCGGCAAGCAGGTCGAGCCCGTGGCCAAGGCGCCCTACGACCCGGCCCTCGCCGCGGACACGCTTCGCTTGCACGTCAAGGACTTCGTGGACACCGTGGTGACGCGGCTGCGTTCGCTGCGCGAGCAGCACGGCCGCGAGTCGCTGGTGGTCGCGGCCTACGACACCGAGCTCTTCGGACACTGGTGGCACGAGGGCCCGGCGTGGCTGGAGGCCGTGCTGCGGGCGCTGCCGGAAGCGGGCGTGCGGGTGACCACGCTGCAGGGCGCGCTGAACGCCGGGCACCTGGGCGCGCCGGTGGAACTTCCCGCGTCCTCGTGGGGTTCGGGCAAGGACTGGCGGGTGTGGGACGGCGAGCAGGTCGCCGACATGGTCACCGCGAACACCGAGCTGCAGCGCCGGTTGCTCGCGCTGCCCGCGCCGGCACCGGGGTACCGCGACCCGGTGCGCGACCAGCTGGTGACCGAGGCCCTGCTGGCGCTGTCCAGCGACTGGGCGTTCATGGTCACCAAGGACTCCGCCGCCGACTACGCTCGGCGGCGGGCGCGGGTGCACACCGAGCGTTTCGACGCGCTGGCCGGTGGGCGCGCGCTGTCCGCTTCGGACCGGCCGTTCGGGCACCTGGATGCCCGCGATCTGTGATGGGGTTCTGATGGGCATCAAGGACATTCCGGTGGACACCCTCGACGGCGAGCCGACCACGCTCGGCGCGCTCGGCGAGAAGGTGCTGCTGGTGGTGAACGTGGCGTCGAAGTGCGGGCTGACGCCGCAGTACACCGGACTGGAGAAGTTGCAGGAGCGCTTCGGCGCGCGGGGTTTCGCGGTGGCCGGGTTCCCGTGCAACCAGTTCGCCGGGCAGGAGCCGGGCAGCGCCGAGGAGATCCGGACCTTCTGCTCCACCACCTACGGCGTGACCTTCCCGCTGTTCTCGAAGATCGAGGTGAACGGCGGGGGTCAGCACCCGCTGTACGCGTCGCTGACCTCGGTGGCCGACGCCGACGGTGAAGCGGGCGACGTGCAGTGGAACTTCGAGAAGTTCCTGGTCGGCGTGGACGGCACGGTGCTGGCGCGGTTCCGCCCGCGCACCGACCCGGAGGACGAGGCCGTGGTCAAGGCCATCGAGGCCGCGCTGCCCTGAGCGTGGGGGCCGGGGGTGCCGTGCGGCGAGCACTCCGCGCGGAACCCCCGGCCACACCCACTCGGATTGGCTTGGTGGGCCGGGAGGGGCCGGCGGCTGTGCACGCCGGGCCGGCCCCTCCGCGGCCCTTGGTCACACGGCGACCGCGGCGAAGTTCTGCACCACCTCGTCGAGCGGTCGCCGTGTGGTGGCCGGAAGCGGTTCGGCGTTCAGCCGGGCCCAGCCCACGCGGCACACCACCTGCGGGTGCGCCCCGTCCAGTAGTTCCTTCGCCAGGATCGGCCGCACGTCGATGAGCCCGAGCGGGTCGGTCAGCGCGCAGCTCGCCAGGCCGAGCCCGGTGGCCGACAGCAGGACCTCGCTCAGCGCCTCCCCCGCGCGCAGGCGCGCCAGGCGGTCGTCGGCCTGGGTGCCGAGCACCAGCAGCACCGATTCGTGGTCGTAGTCCGGCACGCTCGGCGGCCAGTGCCCGCGCCAGGCGGCGAGTTCGAGCAGCACGGCCGGTCCCAGCAGCTGGTAGCGGGCGCATTCGGCGAGCGCCCGCACCAGCTGTGGCCGCGCCCTGCGGTCCGTGGCGGCGCGCACCTGCACACCGGTCGTCTCGGCGCGGTCGATCATCAGGGACAGGTGCGACTCCGGTGGTTGCCGCTTCTCGTAGCGGCGCCGGTCGGACCGCCGCCGCGGGATGGCCGCGGCCAGCGCGACCTCGTCGAAACCCGGCTCACCGCGGTACAGCTCGATCGCGGCCAGGTGCTCCGGTTCGGCCGGGTCCGGCAGCCGGTAGACCCGGGTGCGCCAGCCCTGCACGGCGAACCCGATCCGCAGGTGGTGCAGCGCGGCCCCGCAGGCGAGCAGCAGGTCCGTCCCGCGTGGATCGGTGTCGGCCACCTGGCGGTCGCGGCCGGCGTAGAGGTTCACCGTCCGCCCGCCGAGGCGCCACCGCCACGGCTGCGAGTTGTGCACCGAGGGCGCGCGCACGGCCAGCTCGATCGCGGTTCGCACGGTCCGCTCGTCGGGGTAGCCGGGGTCCATCACGCGCCTCCTCCACCGGGAAGGGTTCGCCAACGACCATCGCACGGCCGGTGCCCGGGGACGCAGGGCCGAAAGTCCCCGGAAGGCAGGGACTTCCGGGGGTACCGGTCAGGGCAGCGGCACCGACCAGAGCAGCCGGGTGCCCCCTTCGGGCGAAGCCTGCACGTGCAGCGTGCCACCGGCGTCCGCGGCCCGGGCCGCCAGCGCCGCGAGTCCACTGTGGACTGAGTCGGGTGAGATGCCGGTGCCGTCGTCGGTGACGCCGATGCTCAGTTCGTTCTCCACCGCCACCGCCACGGTCACCGACCGCGCCATGGCGTGCCGCACGGTGTTGCCCACCGCCTCGCGCACCACCGCTTCGGCGTGCACCGCCAGTTCGGGCGGGAGCACGCTGAGCGGACCGGACATCCGCACGATCGCCCGGACCCCGGAGTGCTCGGTCAGCTCGTCGATCACCTGCTGGAGCCGCCGCCGCAACCAGGTCGCCCCGGCCGGGTCGCCGTGCAGGTCGAAGATGGTGTTGCGGATCTCGCGGACCACCTCCTGCAGGTCCTCCACGCTTTCGGTCAGCCGCCGCCGGAGTTCCGGCGATTCCGCGGACCGGCCGAGTCCCTGCAACGAAAGGCCCACCGCGAACAGCCGCTGGATCACGTGGTCGTGCAGTTCGCGGGCGATCCGGTCGCGCTCGTTGAGCAGGTCCAGCTCGTGCCCGTGCACGTGCTCGCGGGCGGTCCGCACGGCCAGCGCGGCCTGCTCGGCGAAGCCGGTCGCCAACGGCACCCGGTCCGCGGTGAACACCGGCTTCCCCTTGTCCCGCAAGGCGATCAGCACACCGAGCGGCTCGTCCGCACTGGACAGCGGAACGGCCAGCGCCGCGCCGGACCGCTCGTCGAGCCCGGGCCCCGGGGTCACCGCGCGCCGGGCTTTCCCGGTGCGGAAGGCGGCTCCGCCGATCGTGCCGTCGAGCGGGAGGCGCAGGCCGTCGAACCCGGCCTCGTCCGCGCCGGCACAGGCGACCACCACCAGTTCGGCGGTACCGTCGTCGGGCAGCGCCAGCAGCACGTGGTCGGCGCCGATCAGCTCCAGCGCGCGGACCACCACCAGTCGCAGGACCTCGCCTTCGGTCACGCGAACCAGATTCGCACCCGGTGCCGCCGAAAGACAGCGCCGGTCAGGGGATCAGCGCCGCTGCCCGCGCAACCGGGTGGCCAGCACCGCGGCCTGCGTGCGCCGCTGCATGCCGAGTTTCGTGAGCAGCCGCGAAACATAGTTCTTCACGGTCTTCTCGGCCAGGTTCATCCGCGCGGCGATCTGGCGGTTGGTCAGCCCGTCGCTGATGAACCCGAGCAGTTCCCGTTCCCGATCGGACAACCCGGCCAGCGGGCCGTCGACCGCCACGTCCGCGCGCAGCTTGGCCATCAGCGCCGCGGCGGCGCGGTTGTCCAGCAGGGACAACCCGGAGCCGACGTCGTGCACCGCGGCGACCAGCCGCAGTCCGTCGATGTCCTTGATCACGTACCCACCGGCACCGGCGAGGATCGCGTCCAGCATGGCCTGCTCGTCGGTGAACGAGGTGAGCATCAGGCAGTTCAGCCCGGGCAGGCGCGAACGCAGGTCGCGGCACAGCTCCACGCCGTTGCCGTCGGGCAGGCGCACGTCGAGCACCGCGACGTCCGGGCGCAGCGCGGGGATCCTGGCCATCGCCTGCGCAGCCGTGCCCGCTTCGCCGACCACCTCCAGGTCCGGGTCCGCTTCGAGGAGGTGGGCCACCCCGCGCCGGACCACCTCGTGGTCGTCGACCAGGAAGACGCGGATCATCGCCCGTTGCCGATCCGGGTGCCGGACGCGAGCTTCACGGTGATCTTGAGGAACCGGTCGGCGGCCGAGGTCGGCCACGGCGTGCGCGCGGCCGCCGAGAGCCTGGCCACTTCCGCGTCGTCGGAGATCTCGGTGGCGTGGCCGACCACGCTCACCGTCCAGCCCGCGGTCAGGTCGTCGGAGAGCCGATCGGCCTGGAAGGCCACCACGGCGTTGCGCAGCGCCGCGGGCAGCTCGCTGTGCTCCGGGCTGCGGATGATCACCGCGCCCTCGCGCATCGTGTACGCGACCAGATCGATCGCCGGCATCGCGTGCTTGGTGTACACCACCCGCCCCACCCCGGCCCTTTCCAGCAGGCGCAGGCATTCGCCGTGGCTCAGCGACTCCGCGCGCGAACCGCCCATGTCGACCTCCGGTGTGCTTCCCCGACGCACCGGCTCAACCTGGCAAACCCGGTCCGGCCGGGGAAAGGGCCGAAAGTCACCGATCTTGGGGCTGGCTGCCCGCCTCGATCGCCTTTCGATTGTGTGCCGCGGCCACCGCTGTGTCGAGCTTCGCCGTCCGGCGGTCGTAGGTGAAAAATCCGTTCACCTCGTTCTCCACGTCGGTGGTCTGGGTGTAGATGGCACCCGAAAGGCCCACCGCGGGCACGAGTCGCGCGAGTTCGCGGCTCACTTCGGCGTAGCGCCGGGTCAGTTCCTCGGGGCTGCCGGTCATCTCGTACGCCATCGGCGGGCCGGGCCAGGTGTGCTCCGGCACCACCAGGCCCAGTCCGCCGTATTCGCCGTCGACGGTCACGCGCGCGTCGATGATTTCGGGGCGGCCGGGGCCGACGTAGGTGTGGTCGTCGTAGATGTCCCCCGCGCCGGTGTCGTGGTGCGAATGGCAGCAGTTCACGCCGCTGCTCGCGTTCACCATGCGGGTGGGGTCGGCTTCGCGCACCAGTGCGGAGATCCGCACGGTGTCGTACTCGCCCCAGCCCTCGTTGAACGGCACCCAGCCCACCAGCGAGGTGACCCCGCGCAGCTGGTCGATCAGTTCGAGCAGTTCGGCCTCGAACCGCCGCTGTGCCTCCGGTACGGGCGGCGCCTGCGGTCCCGGCGGGTTGTCCAGCACCACCGGCAGGGACGGCATGTCCTGCCAGACCAGCAGGCCGAGCTTGTCGGCCCAGTAGTACCAGCGGGCGGGCTCGACCTTCGCGTGCTTGCGGACGAAGTTGAAGCCGAGTTCCTTGGTCTGCTCCAGGTCGAAGCGCAGCGCGTCGTCGGTGGGCGCGGTGTAGACGCCGTCGGGCCAGTAACCCTGGTCGAGCGGGCCGTGCAGGAAGGTGACGCGGCCGTTCAACGCGATCCGCGGCCGTCCTCGCTCGTCGCGGGCGACGCCGATGGTGCGCAGCCCGGCGTACCCGCGGACCACGTCGTCGCCCAGCCGGACGGTCAGGTCGTACAGGTACGGGTCGTCGGGCGACCAGAGGCGCGGGGACGGCACCTCGACGCGGATGGCGCGACCGGCGGGCCCGTCGGCGCGGGCGACCTCGTCCCCGTCCGGCGTGCTGACCACGACCTCCACCCGGTCACCGCCGGACACGCGCGGGGTGACGGTGAGCCCGGTCAGGTCGCTGTCGACGTCGAGCCGCCGGACGTGGTCGGCCGGGACGGGCTCCAGCCAGACGGTCTGCCAGATGCCGGAGGCACCGGTGTAGAGGATGCCGCCGGGGGCCCGGCGCTGCTTGCCCAGCGGGAAGGTGCCGATGTCGACGCGGTCCTCGGCGCGGACGAGCACCTCCTGCGGTCCGTCCGCCCGCAGCGCGTCGGTGATGTCCGCGCTGAACTCGGTGTAGCCGCCTTCGTGCTCGGCGACCAGCTGGTGGTTCACCCAGACGGTGGCGCACTGGTCGACCGCGCCGAAGTGCAGCAGTACCCGCTCCCCCGCCCAGTCACCGGGGATTTCGAAGGTCCGGCGGTACCACATCAGGTCGTCGTGCCTGCCGATGCCGGACAGCGCGGATTCCGGCGGGTACGGCACCAGGATCCGCTCGCCGCGGCGGTGCTCGGTGGTGTACTCCCAGAGGCCGTTGAGGTTCAGCCAGCGCTCGCGGACCAGGCGCGGGCGCGGGTACTCGGGCAGGGCGTTGTCCGGGCCGACCTCGTGCGTCCATGGGGTGGGCAGAACGGTCTCCGCGGGCTTCCAGTCCGTGCTCATCACCCCCGATGCTGGCAAAGATCGGCCACGGCCGCACGGGACCGGCTTGACTCACGAGTAACCTGCCCCTCATGCGCGTGTTGATGCTCTCCTGGGAGTACCCGCCGGTTGTCGTCGGCGGTCTGGCCCGGCACGTCCACGCGCTGGCCAGGCACCTGGTCCGCGACGGGCACGAGGTGGTGGTGCTGTGCCGGCACGTGGCGGGCACCGACGCCTCGACGCACCCGCAGACCGATCGGGTGGTCGAGGGCGTGCGGATCATCCGGGTCGCCGAGGACCCGATGCACGTCACCTTCGAACGCGATCTGGTGGCCTGGACGCTGGCCATGGGCCACGCGATGATCCGCGCCGGGACCGAGCTGCTCCGCGGCTGGTCGCCCGAGGTGGTCCACGCGCACGACTGGCTGGTCACGCACCCGGCGATCGCGCTGGCCGAGGCCGCGCGGGTGCCGCTGGTCGGCACCATCCACGCCACCGAGGCCGGGCGGCACTCGGGGTGGCTGTCGCACCCGCTCAACCAGCAGGTGCACTCGGTCGAGTGGTGGCTGGCGAACCGGTCCGACGCGCTGATCACCTGCTCGCAGGCGATGCGCGCGGAGGTCGGGCACCTGTTCGAGGTGTCGCCGGAGGAGATCACCGTGATCCACAACGGGATCGAGGAGCGCGGCTGGCAGGTGCCCGCCGCCGAGATCGAGCACGCGCGGCGGACCTACAGCCCGGAAGGCGCTCCCCTGCTGCTCTACTTCGGCAGGCTGGAGTGGGAGAAGGGGGTCCAGGACCTGCTCGCCGCGCTGCCGCGCATCCGGCGCGACCACCCCGGCACGCGGCTGGTGGTGGCCGGCAAGGG
Proteins encoded:
- a CDS encoding glycoside hydrolase family 57 protein, yielding MNEHEGTFCLVLHSHLPWLAHHGSWPVGEEWLYQAWAHSYFPVVDLLRRFADEGKRDVLTLGVTPVLAAQLDDPYCLRAFHHWLGDWQLRARHASTLWSGDPLLRSLAAAEHRAADRASEELETRWRHGFSPVLRSLVDAGTIELLGGPATHPFQPLLDPRVRAFALRTGLADTRLRIGHRPAGIWAPECGYAPGMEADYAAAGVQRFLVDGPSLRGDTSAARTVGSSDVVAFGRDLEVTYRVWSPKAGYPGHGSYRDFHTWDHNVGLKPSRVTGKQVEPVAKAPYDPALAADTLRLHVKDFVDTVVTRLRSLREQHGRESLVVAAYDTELFGHWWHEGPAWLEAVLRALPEAGVRVTTLQGALNAGHLGAPVELPASSWGSGKDWRVWDGEQVADMVTANTELQRRLLALPAPAPGYRDPVRDQLVTEALLALSSDWAFMVTKDSAADYARRRARVHTERFDALAGGRALSASDRPFGHLDARDL
- a CDS encoding glutathione peroxidase yields the protein MGIKDIPVDTLDGEPTTLGALGEKVLLVVNVASKCGLTPQYTGLEKLQERFGARGFAVAGFPCNQFAGQEPGSAEEIRTFCSTTYGVTFPLFSKIEVNGGGQHPLYASLTSVADADGEAGDVQWNFEKFLVGVDGTVLARFRPRTDPEDEAVVKAIEAALP
- a CDS encoding NAD(P)H nitroreductase, with protein sequence MDPGYPDERTVRTAIELAVRAPSVHNSQPWRWRLGGRTVNLYAGRDRQVADTDPRGTDLLLACGAALHHLRIGFAVQGWRTRVYRLPDPAEPEHLAAIELYRGEPGFDEVALAAAIPRRRSDRRRYEKRQPPESHLSLMIDRAETTGVQVRAATDRRARPQLVRALAECARYQLLGPAVLLELAAWRGHWPPSVPDYDHESVLLVLGTQADDRLARLRAGEALSEVLLSATGLGLASCALTDPLGLIDVRPILAKELLDGAHPQVVCRVGWARLNAEPLPATTRRPLDEVVQNFAAVAV
- a CDS encoding GAF domain-containing sensor histidine kinase yields the protein MTEGEVLRLVVVRALELIGADHVLLALPDDGTAELVVVACAGADEAGFDGLRLPLDGTIGGAAFRTGKARRAVTPGPGLDERSGAALAVPLSSADEPLGVLIALRDKGKPVFTADRVPLATGFAEQAALAVRTAREHVHGHELDLLNERDRIARELHDHVIQRLFAVGLSLQGLGRSAESPELRRRLTESVEDLQEVVREIRNTIFDLHGDPAGATWLRRRLQQVIDELTEHSGVRAIVRMSGPLSVLPPELAVHAEAVVREAVGNTVRHAMARSVTVAVAVENELSIGVTDDGTGISPDSVHSGLAALAARAADAGGTLHVQASPEGGTRLLWSVPLP
- a CDS encoding response regulator transcription factor; the protein is MIRVFLVDDHEVVRRGVAHLLEADPDLEVVGEAGTAAQAMARIPALRPDVAVLDVRLPDGNGVELCRDLRSRLPGLNCLMLTSFTDEQAMLDAILAGAGGYVIKDIDGLRLVAAVHDVGSGLSLLDNRAAAALMAKLRADVAVDGPLAGLSDRERELLGFISDGLTNRQIAARMNLAEKTVKNYVSRLLTKLGMQRRTQAAVLATRLRGQRR
- a CDS encoding pyridoxamine 5'-phosphate oxidase family protein, with the translated sequence MGGSRAESLSHGECLRLLERAGVGRVVYTKHAMPAIDLVAYTMREGAVIIRSPEHSELPAALRNAVVAFQADRLSDDLTAGWTVSVVGHATEISDDAEVARLSAAARTPWPTSAADRFLKITVKLASGTRIGNGR